The Salvelinus fontinalis isolate EN_2023a chromosome 36, ASM2944872v1, whole genome shotgun sequence genome window below encodes:
- the LOC129835193 gene encoding leucine rich adaptor protein 1-like: protein MDGEHVLRDFKDIETKLGRKVPESLIRSLAGGNNHHDKHEDTKPATPKNQSNSADLKRLESKMLFLRQEMAQLRAIDVKLMQQLMSINDGIESIQWVMDDKEGLASRESSLTGSLYSLLDSQDDTSSRGSFTSLHDGHSDGLDGISVGSYLDTLDELAEDLSEHTSLTDLDLFSDKPVIEDETFSKPTMRLRVDSDEYYCFG, encoded by the exons ATGGACGGGGAACACGTCTTACGCGATTTTAAAGATATTGAGACAAAGTTGGGTCGCAAAGTTCCTGAAAGTCTCATTCGTTCCCTTGCAGGAGGAAATAATCATCACGACAAACATGAGGATACAAAACCGGCGACACCGAAAAACCAGTCGAACTCTGCTGATTTGAAACGACTGGAGAGCAAGATGTTATTTTTGAGACAGGAAATG GCCCAACTCCGTGCCATCGATGTCAAGCTGATGCAGCAGCTAATGTCCATCAACGACGGCATCGAATCCATCCAATGGGTGATGGATGACAAGGAGGGCCTTGCCAGTCGTGAAAGCAGCCTGACAGGCAGCCTGTACAGCCTATTGGACAGCCAGGATGACACCTCTTCACGCGGCAGCTTCACCAGTCTGCACGACGGACACAGCGATGGATTGGACGGGATATCCGTGGGCAGCTATCTGGATACGTTGGATGAGTTAGCCGAAGACCTTTCGGAACACACTTCCTTGACGGACCTTGATCTTTTCTCTGATAAACCTGTTATAGAGGACGAGACTTTCAGCAAGCCAACAATGCGACTCAGAGTGGACTCCGATGAGTACTACTGCTTTGGATAG